From Candidatus Abyssobacteria bacterium SURF_5, one genomic window encodes:
- the modA gene encoding molybdate ABC transporter substrate-binding protein → MKPGKIFIALFLSAFLHFAPLEANAEELEFFAGSASKPATEELVKAFETQTGHSIKVYFGSSGSLLSQMKIVKRGDLYFPGSPDFMKLAINEGAVVPETDRIVTYLIPAINVQKGNPRNIKELQDLAREGLRVSIGNPHHVCVGLYAVEIMEHAGLAASIKPNIKGYTESCAKTANMVAVNGVDAILGWRVFQYWNPGQIETVMLQPDQIVRISYMPIAISAFSKKRALAQQFIDFACSDTGKRIFEKWGYVTNEEQARALAPHARIGGDYILPESW, encoded by the coding sequence ATGAAGCCTGGCAAAATTTTCATTGCACTTTTCCTTTCTGCTTTTCTTCATTTTGCGCCCCTTGAGGCGAACGCCGAAGAGCTTGAGTTTTTTGCCGGGTCCGCTTCGAAGCCGGCCACCGAGGAACTGGTGAAGGCATTCGAGACGCAGACCGGGCACTCCATAAAAGTCTATTTCGGGAGTTCCGGCAGTCTGCTTTCACAAATGAAGATCGTGAAAAGGGGCGACCTGTATTTCCCCGGCTCGCCGGACTTCATGAAGCTCGCCATCAACGAGGGAGCGGTAGTGCCGGAAACCGACAGAATCGTCACCTACCTGATTCCCGCTATTAATGTCCAAAAGGGAAATCCCAGGAATATCAAAGAACTGCAAGACCTGGCGAGAGAGGGCCTCCGCGTATCAATCGGAAATCCCCACCACGTCTGCGTCGGCCTTTATGCCGTGGAGATAATGGAACACGCCGGTCTTGCGGCCTCAATCAAGCCAAACATAAAGGGCTACACGGAGAGTTGCGCAAAGACGGCGAACATGGTAGCCGTGAACGGAGTCGACGCAATACTGGGATGGCGGGTTTTCCAGTACTGGAATCCCGGGCAAATAGAAACGGTGATGCTGCAGCCGGACCAGATCGTCAGGATCAGCTATATGCCCATTGCCATATCCGCGTTCAGCAAGAAGCGGGCGCTTGCGCAACAGTTCATCGATTTCGCCTGCTCCGATACCGGAAAACGCATTTTCGAAAAATGGGGCTATGTCACGAACGAAGAGCAAGCCCGCGCATTGGCGCCCCATGCCCGAATAGGCGGCGACTACATTCTGCCGGAGAGCTGGTGA
- a CDS encoding serine/threonine protein kinase — MKKIVENYQILGVIGNPQESRVFLVEDIGSKQKFALKALPMDFFNSEREYKSFSQEFERVVQFRSPNIVKYHKLIGKYTESFLLTEYVEGINLRGYVENQIHPFPDLLHVALQIMKGIQYLHVSKILHQNLKASNILLDDNLNVKLSDFYFSKLFNRWRKRRGYTSVESVRYFSPEQVKEKRVDERSDIYSLGVVLFYLFSRVMPIRGTSVAEIMHKHLRMNVVEVPSTINPQVPADISRVVMKMLEKKPRKRFSSLSELILDLTRMQQRQQQKQANI; from the coding sequence ATGAAGAAGATTGTTGAAAACTATCAGATCCTGGGCGTGATCGGAAACCCGCAGGAGAGCAGGGTCTTCCTGGTCGAGGACATAGGGAGCAAACAGAAGTTTGCGCTGAAGGCGTTGCCGATGGACTTCTTCAACAGCGAGCGCGAATACAAGAGTTTCAGCCAGGAATTTGAGAGGGTCGTCCAGTTCAGATCGCCCAACATTGTCAAGTATCACAAGCTGATCGGCAAATATACGGAATCGTTCTTGCTGACTGAATACGTCGAAGGCATCAATTTAAGAGGATATGTTGAGAACCAGATTCACCCGTTCCCCGACCTTCTGCACGTGGCGCTTCAGATCATGAAGGGGATACAATATCTCCACGTGTCAAAGATTCTGCATCAGAACCTGAAAGCGAGCAACATTCTGCTCGACGACAACCTCAACGTCAAGCTGTCCGATTTTTATTTTTCGAAACTCTTTAATCGGTGGCGCAAGCGGCGGGGCTACACGAGCGTGGAGTCGGTCAGGTACTTTTCGCCGGAACAGGTGAAAGAGAAAAGGGTGGACGAGCGCAGCGATATTTACTCTCTGGGGGTGGTGCTCTTCTATCTGTTCAGCCGCGTCATGCCGATCCGCGGGACCTCGGTGGCGGAGATCATGCACAAGCACCTCCGGATGAACGTGGTCGAGGTTCCCTCAACGATCAACCCGCAGGTGCCCGCCGACATCAGCCGAGTAGTCATGAAAATGCTCGAGAAAAAGCCGCGCAAACGCTTTTCTTCGCTTTCAGAGTTAATCCTCGACCTGACCAGAATGCAGCAGAGGCAGCAGCAGAAGCAGGCTAATATTTAG
- a CDS encoding Hsp20/alpha crystallin family protein: MYNQSNVKTTILIVLVALLVTAVAAQSYYLFKMHGEMQKITGTQSNPESKHLPEPTLPQATADPWIDHDWLNAPFDPDAWNPFDEMQQMQDRMNSIFNSAFGRFGKSSRFGSLYHEPAFSPKMDMREEEDRYVIRMDVPGIDETKLVIQVQDQTVRVQGKREELVEESDKGGRMVRRERKLGQFDRSMSLPGPVNQEKLTTSYESGILTIILPKKDQS, translated from the coding sequence ATGTACAATCAAAGCAATGTTAAGACAACCATCCTGATTGTCCTTGTGGCTCTTCTCGTGACGGCCGTCGCCGCCCAATCCTATTACCTGTTCAAGATGCACGGGGAAATGCAAAAAATTACCGGAACCCAAAGCAATCCTGAAAGCAAACACCTGCCAGAACCCACGCTGCCGCAAGCAACGGCGGACCCATGGATTGATCATGACTGGTTGAATGCGCCCTTCGATCCGGATGCGTGGAACCCATTTGACGAGATGCAGCAAATGCAGGACCGCATGAATAGCATCTTCAACAGCGCGTTCGGCAGGTTTGGCAAGAGCTCGCGATTCGGAAGCCTGTATCATGAGCCCGCCTTTTCCCCGAAAATGGATATGAGAGAGGAAGAAGATCGGTATGTGATCCGGATGGATGTTCCGGGCATCGACGAAACCAAATTGGTTATCCAGGTGCAAGACCAGACCGTTAGAGTGCAGGGCAAGCGCGAAGAACTGGTGGAAGAATCCGATAAAGGCGGACGTATGGTGCGTCGCGAAAGAAAGCTCGGCCAATTCGATAGGTCCATGAGCCTCCCCGGGCCCGTCAATCAAGAGAAACTGACCACCAGCTACGAGAGTGGAATTCTCACAATTATCCTGCCGAAGAAAGACCAATCTTGA
- a CDS encoding DUF4931 domain-containing protein gives MPELRKDPVVGRWVIIATERGKRPTDFNPEPVQNDTGFCPFCEGHEDKTPPEILAYRGNHHAANGPGWEIRVVPNKFPALRIEGEMGKAGVGMYDKMNGIGAHEVIIETPDHFRKMHMHTRESLSKVFQAYKDRLIDLNKDNRLKYILIFKNEGRQAGASLSHPHSQLIATPITPKRVKEELIGAKDYFNYKDRCVFCDIIREEISQEIRIIYENRSFISFCPFASRFPFEIWVLPKRHSPDFYNIDHEELLSLSDAVIGVMQKLALALNTPQYNFVLHTGPVRWARMGYWVTLDVDYHWHIEIMPKLTHVAGFEWGTGFYINPTIPEEAARFLREIQI, from the coding sequence ATGCCGGAATTACGTAAGGACCCGGTCGTTGGCCGGTGGGTAATCATAGCAACCGAGCGCGGGAAACGGCCGACCGATTTTAATCCGGAACCGGTTCAAAACGACACGGGATTCTGCCCGTTCTGCGAAGGCCATGAAGATAAGACTCCGCCCGAGATCCTTGCATATCGAGGCAATCATCACGCCGCCAACGGGCCGGGGTGGGAGATCCGCGTCGTCCCCAACAAGTTCCCTGCCCTGCGCATTGAAGGAGAAATGGGCAAGGCCGGAGTTGGCATGTACGACAAGATGAACGGCATCGGTGCACACGAAGTGATCATCGAGACGCCGGACCATTTCCGGAAGATGCACATGCACACGCGCGAGAGCCTCTCGAAGGTGTTCCAGGCATACAAGGACCGCCTGATAGATCTCAACAAGGACAACCGGCTCAAATACATCCTGATTTTCAAGAACGAAGGGCGCCAGGCAGGCGCCTCGCTGAGTCATCCGCATTCGCAGCTTATTGCGACACCTATCACTCCGAAACGTGTTAAAGAGGAGCTGATAGGCGCGAAGGATTATTTCAACTATAAGGATCGTTGTGTATTCTGCGACATCATCAGAGAGGAGATATCTCAGGAGATCAGGATCATCTATGAGAACCGCAGCTTCATAAGCTTTTGTCCATTTGCCTCCCGGTTTCCGTTCGAGATATGGGTGCTCCCGAAGCGGCACAGCCCCGATTTTTACAACATTGACCATGAAGAACTGTTGTCGCTGAGCGATGCGGTAATCGGCGTCATGCAGAAACTGGCGCTGGCGCTCAACACGCCGCAGTACAATTTTGTGTTGCACACCGGGCCGGTGCGCTGGGCGCGCATGGGATATTGGGTAACACTCGACGTGGATTACCACTGGCATATCGAAATCATGCCGAAGCTCACCCACGTCGCCGGTTTCGAGTGGGGAACCGGCTTTTATATCAATCCCACCATTCCTGAGGAGGCCGCGAGGTTCTTACGGGAGATTCAGATTTGA
- a CDS encoding tetratricopeptide repeat protein, producing the protein MDWINKLIDAVRRLKYETPAERIEKITELLLEGKIAGALNLAEDDIEILYTSGSTLNKQGNRQLAEKVFQRVAQLSPADVEEWAMKGIALRNLGRYREAIYCCDMIISKEPENAGAWSNKGVALGKLGKNEEAIACYDRALGIDPDHAGAWSNKGVILAKLGNYQEAITCYDNAIAIEPNRSEVWSNKGAALEKIGEHAEAMKCYDKAVKLNQHQAEAWYNMGATLASVGKHREAITCYSRALELDPKNNDAWYKKGVSLEKLGRRKEAATSFSKAVKCEIDLPQRKI; encoded by the coding sequence ATGGATTGGATTAACAAGTTGATTGATGCCGTGAGACGGCTGAAATATGAAACACCGGCCGAGAGGATCGAGAAAATCACGGAACTCCTTTTGGAAGGCAAGATTGCAGGCGCCCTGAACCTTGCGGAAGACGATATCGAAATCCTCTACACGAGCGGGTCGACCCTTAACAAACAGGGGAATCGCCAGTTGGCGGAGAAGGTATTCCAAAGGGTTGCTCAGTTATCTCCCGCCGATGTCGAGGAATGGGCTATGAAGGGGATAGCATTGAGAAACCTGGGGCGGTACCGCGAGGCCATTTATTGCTGCGACATGATCATCTCGAAGGAACCTGAAAATGCGGGAGCATGGTCGAATAAGGGAGTTGCGCTCGGCAAGTTGGGGAAGAATGAAGAAGCCATCGCCTGTTACGATCGCGCGCTCGGAATCGATCCGGACCATGCCGGCGCGTGGTCGAACAAGGGAGTGATCCTCGCCAAGCTCGGCAACTATCAGGAAGCAATTACGTGTTACGACAACGCTATCGCAATCGAGCCGAACCGCTCGGAGGTGTGGTCGAATAAGGGAGCGGCGCTCGAAAAAATAGGAGAGCACGCTGAGGCGATGAAATGCTATGATAAGGCGGTTAAGCTAAATCAGCATCAAGCCGAGGCATGGTATAACATGGGCGCAACCCTTGCATCGGTCGGGAAGCATCGGGAAGCAATCACCTGCTACAGTCGCGCGCTCGAGCTCGATCCCAAGAACAACGATGCCTGGTACAAGAAAGGGGTTTCACTCGAGAAACTCGGTCGTCGAAAGGAAGCGGCGACTTCCTTCAGCAAGGCCGTCAAATGCGAAATCGACCTCCCCCAGCGAAAAATCTGA
- the glgA gene encoding glycogen synthase GlgA — translation MKILLASSEMVPYSKTGGLADVAGALSKALSKLGHEVWAVVPYYRTTREKHPEIEDIDTTFSVPISDREEFGEIFKATLAGNAHVYFIGKAAYFDRDQLYGTPKGDYPDNAERFIFFSKAVLELCNVLDFEPDVIHCNDWQTGLVPIFLNSVLRGEPNFRSVASLFTIHNIGYQGLFWHLDMHLTNLPWDIFNPEGIEYYGKINFLKAGIVGAEVVNTVSTRYANEIQTKEFGCGMEGILRKRSDRLYGVLNGVDYDEWRPETDKYIAAPYSSKDLSGKARCKRDLLEQYGLPPIDDAPLLGIISRLADQKGFDILTPVIDQIVEEDFQLVVLGTGEERYHKLFEEIARKYPQRVGVKLAFSNELAHKIEAGADIFLMPSRYEPCGLNQMYSLKYGTVPLVRATGGLDDTIIDYPSNRSTAGNGFKFEEYTSEALLEKLKEARGFYRNKQEWERIMINGMACDFSWDASARKYEELYKKAITYKRG, via the coding sequence ATGAAAATACTGCTTGCTTCAAGCGAAATGGTTCCCTACTCGAAAACCGGCGGTCTTGCCGATGTGGCGGGAGCGCTTTCAAAGGCATTGAGCAAACTGGGTCATGAAGTATGGGCGGTCGTTCCGTACTATAGAACAACCAGGGAAAAACATCCTGAAATTGAGGATATTGACACGACGTTCTCCGTTCCCATTTCAGATCGAGAGGAATTTGGCGAGATATTCAAGGCCACTCTCGCCGGGAACGCGCACGTTTACTTCATTGGGAAAGCGGCTTATTTCGACCGCGACCAGTTGTATGGGACTCCGAAAGGTGATTATCCCGACAACGCCGAGCGCTTCATTTTCTTTTCGAAGGCCGTCCTCGAGTTATGCAATGTTCTTGATTTTGAGCCCGATGTTATTCACTGCAATGATTGGCAGACCGGACTGGTTCCGATCTTCTTGAACAGCGTGTTGCGCGGCGAACCGAATTTCCGGTCGGTTGCTTCGCTGTTCACGATTCACAACATCGGATATCAGGGGCTGTTCTGGCATCTCGATATGCATTTGACCAACCTTCCGTGGGATATATTCAATCCCGAGGGAATCGAGTACTACGGCAAGATCAATTTTTTGAAGGCAGGTATTGTAGGCGCGGAAGTCGTGAATACGGTAAGCACCCGCTATGCGAATGAAATTCAGACGAAGGAATTCGGCTGCGGGATGGAAGGCATTTTGCGCAAGCGCTCCGACCGGCTTTACGGCGTGTTGAACGGGGTGGACTACGACGAATGGCGTCCGGAGACCGACAAGTATATCGCGGCGCCTTACAGTTCAAAGGATTTGAGCGGCAAAGCCAGATGCAAGCGAGACCTGCTCGAGCAATACGGCTTGCCGCCCATTGATGATGCGCCGCTTCTGGGCATCATCTCGCGCCTGGCCGATCAGAAGGGCTTTGACATTCTCACTCCGGTGATCGATCAGATTGTTGAGGAAGATTTTCAACTTGTGGTTCTCGGGACGGGCGAGGAGCGATACCATAAATTGTTCGAGGAAATTGCGCGGAAGTACCCGCAGCGGGTCGGCGTGAAACTCGCTTTTTCCAACGAACTCGCCCACAAGATCGAGGCGGGCGCCGACATTTTCCTGATGCCGTCCCGCTACGAACCCTGCGGGCTGAACCAGATGTACAGCCTCAAATATGGAACGGTCCCGCTGGTGCGCGCCACCGGCGGATTGGATGATACGATCATTGATTATCCAAGCAATCGCTCGACAGCCGGCAACGGCTTCAAATTCGAAGAGTACACCTCCGAGGCTCTGCTGGAGAAACTGAAGGAGGCCCGCGGTTTTTACCGGAACAAACAAGAATGGGAACGCATCATGATTAATGGAATGGCCTGTGATTTCTCATGGGACGCCTCGGCCAGGAAGTATGAAGAGTTATATAAGAAAGCTATTACATATAAAAGGGGATGA
- a CDS encoding Hsp20/alpha crystallin family protein produces the protein MALIRWRPRTEVDPFLRGFRDLQEEINRMFNYTLSGGWPSYRNDMAEGAWAPAINVLEEKDDIVVSADLPGMSEKDIDVTIVGDTLTIKGEKKHEEKKDDGNYHMFERVFGAFQRAITLPALVESDKAKASFKNGVLEIRVPKKEEAKPKQLKVNIG, from the coding sequence ATGGCGCTGATACGATGGAGACCAAGGACCGAAGTCGACCCGTTCCTCAGAGGTTTCAGAGACCTCCAGGAGGAAATCAATCGCATGTTCAACTACACCCTTTCGGGCGGCTGGCCGTCGTACCGCAATGACATGGCCGAGGGAGCATGGGCTCCTGCCATAAATGTCCTTGAGGAGAAAGATGATATCGTCGTGTCGGCCGACCTGCCCGGCATGTCCGAAAAGGACATTGACGTGACAATCGTGGGTGATACTCTCACCATCAAGGGCGAAAAGAAGCACGAGGAAAAGAAGGACGACGGGAACTACCATATGTTCGAAAGAGTGTTTGGCGCTTTCCAGCGCGCAATCACGCTTCCGGCGCTCGTCGAATCCGATAAGGCAAAAGCCTCTTTTAAGAACGGCGTGCTCGAGATAAGAGTCCCGAAAAAGGAAGAGGCAAAACCGAAACAACTCAAGGTGAACATTGGCTGA
- the glgC gene encoding glucose-1-phosphate adenylyltransferase codes for MRHVLAMLLVGGKGERLYPLTLERAKPAVPFGGIYRLIDFTLSNSVNSGLRRVYILTQYKSDSLNQHVRNGWSIFHHEFGEFIELIPAQQRVGKEWYLGTSDAVYQNLHLVEHGSTTRVLILSGDHIYKMDYAKMLDFHESKGADMTVGALEVDRREAHRFGVLQVDTDDRVIGFEEKPAEPKSPPGKENICFGSMGIYIFNKDALIDVLGGASKERRLRDFGKDVIPPMLDSFKVYAYNFIDENKKEAQYWKDVGTIDAYYEANMDLVSVSPIFNLYDPEWPIRTYQSQNPPAKFIFAQEYEGGRLGVALDSMVCGGCIISGGKVRRSILSPRVRINSFANVEDSILFEGVDVGRYSRIRRAIIDKYVKIPPRMDIGYDLEEDKKQFTVTDSGIVVISKAMKIEPPPLKIPVTVTVKRVRSEKDI; via the coding sequence ATGCGACACGTTTTGGCAATGCTGCTTGTCGGCGGCAAGGGTGAACGACTGTATCCTCTTACCCTTGAGAGGGCAAAGCCCGCGGTCCCCTTTGGGGGCATTTACCGGCTCATCGACTTCACGTTGAGCAACAGCGTGAACTCCGGGTTGCGCCGCGTCTACATTCTCACGCAGTACAAATCAGATTCGCTCAACCAGCACGTGAGAAACGGCTGGAGCATTTTCCATCATGAGTTCGGCGAGTTCATCGAGTTGATTCCCGCACAGCAGCGAGTGGGAAAGGAATGGTATCTGGGGACTTCGGACGCAGTTTACCAGAACCTGCACCTCGTGGAACATGGGTCGACCACACGCGTCCTGATTCTCTCCGGCGATCACATTTACAAGATGGATTATGCGAAGATGCTGGATTTTCATGAATCGAAAGGGGCCGACATGACAGTCGGTGCGCTGGAGGTCGACCGGCGGGAGGCGCATCGATTTGGGGTTCTGCAGGTTGATACTGACGACCGCGTGATCGGTTTCGAGGAGAAACCTGCCGAACCGAAGTCGCCTCCGGGCAAGGAGAATATCTGCTTCGGTTCGATGGGCATTTACATTTTCAACAAGGACGCGCTTATTGATGTTTTGGGAGGAGCTTCGAAGGAGCGACGCCTGCGCGATTTTGGGAAAGATGTAATCCCGCCGATGCTCGATTCGTTCAAGGTTTACGCTTACAACTTCATTGATGAGAACAAGAAGGAAGCGCAGTATTGGAAGGATGTGGGCACCATTGACGCCTATTATGAGGCGAACATGGATCTGGTTTCGGTCAGTCCGATTTTCAATTTGTATGATCCGGAATGGCCGATCCGGACGTACCAGTCTCAGAATCCGCCGGCCAAGTTCATTTTCGCGCAGGAATACGAGGGCGGGCGCCTTGGCGTCGCGCTCGATTCGATGGTGTGCGGCGGCTGCATCATCAGCGGAGGGAAAGTACGCCGCTCAATCCTCTCGCCGCGCGTCCGAATTAACAGTTTTGCAAATGTTGAAGATTCCATCCTGTTCGAGGGGGTTGACGTCGGTCGGTACAGCCGCATCAGGAGAGCTATTATCGACAAATACGTTAAGATTCCCCCGCGCATGGACATTGGATATGATTTGGAAGAAGACAAGAAACAGTTTACGGTGACCGACTCGGGAATCGTTGTAATATCGAAAGCCATGAAAATCGAGCCTCCGCCGCTCAAGATTCCGGTAACGGTTACGGTGAAAAGAGTAAGATCAGAGAAGGATATTTGA
- a CDS encoding HAD family hydrolase has translation MGNEKYDAVFLDAGYTLFTAKPSPSKHYHRVCVRHGADITLKQVIDAMRAVWVEQVIPEMNDPGADFVCSDEEDREWWWNYDRAVFKRLNIPEEKHRIVFEDIYSFFGNASAWELYPDTLESLEKLKGSTFSLGIVSNWNSSLKKIVEGLKLTHYFDFILSSAEAGWKKPSPKIFQMALKIADVDRSRVVHIGDTYQTDVLGARNAGIRGIMLDRRGGTHQDHEVITGLLEAHSLLVV, from the coding sequence ATGGGTAACGAAAAATACGATGCCGTTTTTTTAGACGCCGGCTATACGCTGTTCACGGCGAAGCCGTCTCCGTCGAAGCATTATCATCGCGTGTGCGTGCGTCATGGCGCCGACATAACGCTCAAGCAGGTGATCGATGCGATGCGGGCGGTCTGGGTCGAGCAGGTAATTCCCGAGATGAATGATCCCGGCGCCGATTTTGTCTGTTCGGATGAGGAAGACCGCGAATGGTGGTGGAACTACGATCGAGCCGTCTTCAAACGGCTGAATATTCCGGAGGAGAAGCATCGGATCGTCTTTGAAGATATCTACAGTTTTTTTGGCAATGCCTCGGCGTGGGAATTGTATCCGGACACGCTCGAGTCACTGGAGAAATTGAAAGGTTCCACTTTCTCGCTCGGAATCGTTTCCAACTGGAATTCGAGTTTGAAGAAAATCGTCGAGGGCCTGAAGCTCACGCATTATTTCGATTTCATTCTGTCATCGGCCGAGGCGGGCTGGAAGAAGCCGTCGCCGAAGATATTCCAGATGGCTCTGAAGATCGCGGATGTGGATCGGTCTCGCGTGGTCCATATCGGCGACACATATCAGACCGATGTTTTGGGTGCTCGAAACGCCGGCATCCGGGGCATCATGCTCGACCGTCGCGGGGGAACGCATCAGGACCACGAGGTGATCACGGGTCTGCTGGAAGCGCATTCTCTGCTTGTTGTATGA
- a CDS encoding LysR family transcriptional regulator, which yields MSEWSDRSDSSDRIICSLLLRIPLATHLPVDSHMQICHNDRQPTRKAEPVNKFEALLKNVNVRSKIWLEADNLPLIGEGRAELLRMIDRNGSINAAAKALGMDYRRAWGLIDSMEKRLNVKLIIRRRGGAGKGTSLTDDCRMLLALYDRLARRSQEAANRDFSAIFRKGEHE from the coding sequence ATGTCCGAATGGTCCGATCGGTCCGATTCGTCCGATCGGATCATTTGCTCCCTCCTATTACGCATTCCACTCGCAACCCATCTCCCGGTTGACAGTCATATGCAAATCTGTCATAATGACCGCCAGCCAACCCGAAAGGCCGAACCGGTGAATAAATTCGAGGCGCTCCTCAAAAACGTAAACGTCCGCTCCAAAATCTGGCTCGAGGCCGACAATCTCCCCCTCATCGGAGAGGGGCGGGCAGAGCTGCTGCGAATGATCGATCGAAACGGCTCGATTAATGCCGCCGCAAAAGCGCTCGGCATGGATTACCGGCGCGCGTGGGGGCTGATCGACAGCATGGAGAAACGCCTCAACGTGAAGTTGATCATCCGCAGGCGCGGAGGCGCCGGCAAAGGAACATCGCTCACCGACGACTGCCGCATGCTGCTCGCGCTCTATGACCGCCTGGCGCGCCGATCACAAGAAGCGGCGAACCGGGACTTTTCAGCCATCTTTCGCAAAGGAGAGCATGAATAA
- a CDS encoding flagellar brake protein yields MFASVLLAAQQLDYHTLLTYLRPPKPSAATLWWMLAAIIGAVCAFSAFELISRRIRTARIMQKSRDDFSRLALVFQLAPEEVKQLKTLVKLGQIKHPDRLLVSFEFFNSRLEEMGPNASRQLTESDVQELRIIRNKIFFGERMKLPPVRTTRDLKTNQWLHLKRQSDGKVFMAPVVEAAPTGLLAVTPKAQGKYVHFEPGEKFNIYFWRDRDASYHFESQVISQSGGRQLITRFEHVDDIERNQRRQYHRVDTNIPVTVIPVTREELEGSGPKKLKWDQPSLSGHVINLSGAGLALAMRLPLKANDLVYIELPAEDDGCLPVIAKILAVNRRGTTGEFIMNVEFAGMSPDTHEKIFRLIYSKAKQKLPAGV; encoded by the coding sequence ATGTTTGCCAGTGTCCTCCTCGCCGCCCAACAACTTGATTATCATACCCTCCTGACGTATCTGCGGCCGCCCAAGCCAAGCGCAGCCACATTGTGGTGGATGCTGGCTGCGATCATTGGTGCGGTATGCGCCTTTTCCGCTTTCGAACTGATTTCACGCCGCATCCGCACCGCCAGGATCATGCAAAAGAGCCGCGACGACTTCAGCCGGTTGGCGCTCGTTTTCCAGTTGGCCCCCGAGGAAGTCAAGCAACTGAAGACGCTGGTGAAGCTCGGGCAGATAAAGCATCCCGACCGCCTGCTGGTTTCATTCGAGTTCTTCAATAGTCGTCTTGAAGAAATGGGCCCGAATGCCTCGCGGCAACTCACCGAGTCGGACGTGCAGGAGCTGAGGATCATCCGCAACAAGATTTTCTTCGGCGAAAGAATGAAGCTGCCGCCGGTTCGCACGACGCGTGACTTGAAAACGAATCAATGGCTGCACCTGAAGCGGCAGTCAGACGGCAAAGTGTTCATGGCGCCGGTGGTTGAGGCGGCTCCGACGGGCCTGCTTGCGGTGACGCCCAAGGCCCAGGGAAAATACGTTCATTTCGAGCCGGGGGAAAAATTCAATATCTACTTTTGGCGCGACCGCGACGCCAGCTACCACTTTGAGTCGCAGGTCATCAGCCAGTCGGGCGGCCGCCAGTTGATCACCAGATTTGAGCACGTGGACGATATTGAGCGCAACCAGCGGAGGCAGTATCACCGTGTGGACACCAATATTCCGGTCACCGTTATTCCGGTTACGCGAGAGGAGCTCGAGGGCTCAGGCCCGAAGAAGTTGAAGTGGGACCAGCCCTCTCTCTCGGGTCATGTAATCAATCTTAGCGGCGCCGGGCTGGCTCTTGCAATGCGGCTTCCCCTCAAGGCGAACGACCTTGTTTACATCGAACTGCCTGCCGAGGATGATGGATGTCTGCCCGTCATCGCCAAAATTTTGGCGGTCAACCGGCGTGGGACTACGGGCGAATTCATCATGAACGTTGAGTTTGCCGGCATGAGCCCGGATACGCACGAAAAGATTTTCCGGCTCATCTATTCAAAGGCGAAGCAAAAGTTGCCCGCCGGCGTCTGA